GTGTACGCGACATCGGCCAGATCGAGCTGGGGATTGGCCTCAAGATGCGCGACCAGATTGCTCGTCGCCTGCTCAAGCGCGGTGCTCGTTTTGGCGGAGATGACGAGCACCTGCCAGGGCCGTGCCGCCGTTGTGGGCGCGAGCGGCGGCGCTTCTTCCACGATCACATGGGCGTTCGTGCCGCCGATGCCAAACGAGCTGACACCGGCGCGGCGCGGCCCTGCCGAGCGCCACTCACTGAGCGCGGTGTTGACAAAGAACGGGCTGCTGGCGAGATCGAGCGCGGGATTGGGCGTCTCGAAGTGCAGACTCGCGGGGATCTGGCGATGCTTGAGCGCCAGGATCACCTTGATCAGGCCGGTCACGCCAGCGGCCACGTCCAGATGACCGAGGTTGGTTTTCACGGAGCCGATCGCGCAGAACTGTGTCTGGTCGATCCCGGTGCGGAAGGCCTCGGTCAGCGCCTTGATCTCGATCGGATCGCCGAGAACCGTGCCGGTGCCGTGGGCCTCGACATACGAGATCGTTTCGGGATCGACGCCCGCCAGGCTGAGCGCCTCGACGATCACGCGCGCCTGCCCGTCGACGCTGGGCGCGGTAAATCCGGCTTTGGTCGCGCCGTCGTTGTTGATCGCCGAGCCTTTGATCGCCGCATGGATCGTATCGCCGGCGTCGAGCGCGTCCTGAAGCCGCTTGAGCACCACGATCCCCACGCCACTGCCGGGCACCGCTCCCTGCGCCCGCGCGTCGAAGGCGCGGCAGCGGCCATCGGGCGCGGCAACGCCGCCCTCCTGATAGAAGTAGCCCGCCTGCTGCGGCACCTGGATCGAGACGCCGCCCGCCAGCGCCATATCGCACTCGCCGCTGAGCAGACTTTGGCAGGCTATATGCACCGCAACCAGCGAGGTGGAGCACGCGGTCTGCACGACGACGCTCGGACCTTGCAGATTAAGCTTGTAGGAGACGCGCGTCGTCAGGTAGTCGCGCGCATTGCCGATGTCGGCCTGCAGGTGGCCGACAGCCTTAAGCGTCTGGGCATGCGCATGCACGAGATGCTGATAGCTGTTGGAGCTGGTCCCGCCATACACGCCGATCAGACCCGAAAACTGCTCGGAGTCGTAGCCCGCGTGCTCCAGGGCTTCCCAGGCACATTCCAGAAAGAAGCGCTGCTGCGGATCGGTGATCTCCGCCTCGCGCGGCGTGAAGCCGAAGAACGACGCCGCAAAGGCCGCGATGTTGCTCAGAAAGCCCCGGCGTTTGACATACTGCGGATCGGCAAGCACGCTCGGATCGATCCCGGCTGCCGCCAGATCGTCATCCGAGAACGGAATAATGCTCTCTTTGCCGTCGCGCAAGTTCTGCCACAGCTCGTCGGCATCTGCCGCGCCCGGAAAGCGACCGGCCATGCCAATCACCGCAATGTCCGTCTTGAACCCGTCCGCGCTACTCATCCCGGACTCCTTGTGCTCTGCGCGATGCCTGCTGGTGGTGCCGCAGCTGGCGCTGGTGAATCAGCGACTCGCGACGGGTCTTT
The Herpetosiphonaceae bacterium DNA segment above includes these coding regions:
- a CDS encoding beta-ketoacyl synthase N-terminal-like domain-containing protein gives rise to the protein MSSADGFKTDIAVIGMAGRFPGAADADELWQNLRDGKESIIPFSDDDLAAAGIDPSVLADPQYVKRRGFLSNIAAFAASFFGFTPREAEITDPQQRFFLECAWEALEHAGYDSEQFSGLIGVYGGTSSNSYQHLVHAHAQTLKAVGHLQADIGNARDYLTTRVSYKLNLQGPSVVVQTACSTSLVAVHIACQSLLSGECDMALAGGVSIQVPQQAGYFYQEGGVAAPDGRCRAFDARAQGAVPGSGVGIVVLKRLQDALDAGDTIHAAIKGSAINNDGATKAGFTAPSVDGQARVIVEALSLAGVDPETISYVEAHGTGTVLGDPIEIKALTEAFRTGIDQTQFCAIGSVKTNLGHLDVAAGVTGLIKVILALKHRQIPASLHFETPNPALDLASSPFFVNTALSEWRSAGPRRAGVSSFGIGGTNAHVIVEEAPPLAPTTAARPWQVLVISAKTSTALEQATSNLVAHLEANPQLDLADVAYTLQCGRRTFEHRRMLICRDRDDALDALRRHDPARIYTAWQPDS